The following nucleotide sequence is from Siphonobacter curvatus.
ATCAGAAGACCATTCTGTTTATACGTTGTACTTTTTCTAAAAAAACACAACCGCCGAAATCACCTTGAGGTGATTTCGGCGGTTCGTAGGGTATTCTTTATACGCTACATTGAAAGTTGTTCGAACTCCTCATCGGATAGTTCAATATCGGCGGCCTTCAGGTTTTCCTGCAAGTGCTCAATGGAACTGGTACCGGGAATGAGCAGAATATTCGGTGCACGTTTCAGCAACCAGGCCAGGGCAATCTGGGCCGTGGTAGCCTGATGAGCTTCAGCAATCTGCTGAATTTTATCCTTCAATTTATCCGGGCCGGATGCCAGCGGAAACCAGGGGATGAAGGCCATACCCCGTTCCACGGTATAGTCGAGTACGGATTCCCATTGCCGGTTGCCGAGGTTATACAGGTTCTGCACGGACACGATCGGTACTACTTTTTCAGCTTGTTCAATCTGTTTGACATCTACTTCACTCAGGCCCACGTACTTGATTTTACCAGCTTTGACGGCTTCGGCTACCGGAGCCAGCGTCTCTTCGACGGGGATTTTAGGGTCAAAGCGGTGCAACTGCCAGAGATCGATGGTATCGACGTTGAGCCGTTGTAAACTTCCTTCGATATTTTCCTGAATGTATTTGGGATCGCCGTTGGGTACCCACTTGTTGGGTCCCGGGCGGTTAAAGCCCCCTTTGGTCGCGATCACCAGACCGGAGGCATAGGGTTGCAGGGCTTCGGCAATCAGGGTTTCGTTGTATTTAGGTCCGTAGGCTTCGGCCGTATCAATGAAGTTGACACCCCCAGCCACGGCGGCCTGAAGTACTTTTTTTGCATTTTCGCGGTCGGCTACTTCGCCAAACACACCAAAGCCGGTGAGTTGCATGGCTCCGTATCCCAGACGGTTGATCGTCAGATCTCCGCCCAAATCATAAGTCAGGGAATTGGTTTGTGTTGACATGGTCATTCATTGGTTTCAAACGAAAATCTTCATAAGAATCTCATGCCATGCGTGGTGACTAAGGTTTAACAAAGGTCAATCATTTGACCAGTACCGCTTTTAGTAAAACCAAAGGCCTTTGTATGAAGATCAAAGGTTTGTGCCCCTATTTGATGAAGTTGACCCCTTCAGGGTTGGACAGGCTACTCCCGAAGGGGTTCAATACTTTATAATCCCATAGGCAATACGGGAAACAAGGGTGCGAGACGAAGGCAAATGCCTAAAAAATAAACTACGCCATCGTCTGCCGCTGCAACTGGTGTGAACTGCGGCGGAACTCGGCGGGCGTGATTCCCGTATTTTTCTTAAAAAACAGACTAAAGTTCGGCTGATCGGCAAACCCGATGCTATAGCCGATATCCTGTAAATTCCAGTTCGTCTGGAGTAAAAGCGATTTCGCTTCTTCGAGCAATCGATTTCGAATGTGCGTACTCACGTTCTGCCCCGTGTATTTTTTGAGTAAGGCATTCAGGTAGTTAG
It contains:
- a CDS encoding aldo/keto reductase, with the translated sequence MSTQTNSLTYDLGGDLTINRLGYGAMQLTGFGVFGEVADRENAKKVLQAAVAGGVNFIDTAEAYGPKYNETLIAEALQPYASGLVIATKGGFNRPGPNKWVPNGDPKYIQENIEGSLQRLNVDTIDLWQLHRFDPKIPVEETLAPVAEAVKAGKIKYVGLSEVDVKQIEQAEKVVPIVSVQNLYNLGNRQWESVLDYTVERGMAFIPWFPLASGPDKLKDKIQQIAEAHQATTAQIALAWLLKRAPNILLIPGTSSIEHLQENLKAADIELSDEEFEQLSM